A region of Cheilinus undulatus linkage group 10, ASM1832078v1, whole genome shotgun sequence DNA encodes the following proteins:
- the arsia gene encoding arylsulfatase I produces MATTALTGFSMMSLLGLGYLTWDMMSPNQVENEPDMTLSNRSPVSQPPHIMFIMTDDQGFNDIGYHSSDIRTPALDKLAAEGVKLENYYIQPICTPSRSQLITGRYQIHTGLQHSIIRPRQPNCLPFDQVTLPQRLQELGYSTHMVGKWHLGFYKKECLPTRRGFDTYFGSLTGSVNYYTYDSCDGPSMCGFDLHEGESVAWGQRGKYSTHLYTQRVRKILATHDPQSQPLFIFLSFQAVHTPLQSPREYIYPYRGMGNVARRKYAAMVSAVDEAVRNITYGLRKYGYYQNSVIIFSTDNGGQPLSGGSNWPLRGRKGTYWEGGVRGLGFVHSPLLRKRRRVSKALMHITDWYPTLVGLAGGNESLTEGLDGYDVWEAISEGKESPRLEILHNIDPLYNHARSGSLQKGYGIWNTAVQASIRTGDWKLLTGDPGYGDWTPPQMLPGFPNSWWNLERHTTPRKSLWLFNISGDPCERADLSEQRPDVVKELLARLVYYNRTAVPVRYPSEDLRADPSLNGGAWGPWAGDEEEDSWDSVFQKENRDWKKKLKLSKSRSFFRRLNTRIMSNRI; encoded by the exons ATGGCAACGACAGCCCTGACCGGGTTCTCTATGATGAGCCTCCTTGGCCTTGGGTACCTGACCTGGGACATGATGAGTCCTAACCAGGTGGAAAACGAGCCTGACATGACTCTTTCAAACAGGTCTCCTGTGTCGCAGCCTCCTCACATCATGTTCATCATGACGGATGATCAGGGATTCAATGACATTGGCTACCACAGCTCTGACATCAGGACACCAGCACTGGATAAACTGGCAGCAGAAGGAGTGAAGCTGGAAAACTATTACATCCAACCCATCTGCACCCCATCTAGAAGTCAGCTCATCACAGGCAG GTACCAAATCCACACAGGCCTACAACACTCTATCATTCGGCCTCGCCAGCCCAACTGCCTGCCCTTCGACCAGGTCACCCTCCCGCAGAGACTGCAGGAGCTCGGCTACTCCACCCACATGGTTGGCAAATGGCACCTGGGCTTCTACAAGAAGGAATGCCTGCCGACACGCCGTGGCTTTGACACGTACTTTGGCTCCTTAACGGGCAGTGTGAACTACTACACATACGACTCCTGTGATGGGCCGAGCATGTGTGGTTTTGACCTGCATGAGGGGGAGTCTGTTGCCTGGGGTCAGAGGGGCAAATACTCCACCCATCTCTACACGCAGAGAGTCCGCAAGATCCTGGCAACCCATGATCCACAGTCCCAGCCCCTTTTCATCTTCCTATCCTTCCAAGCTGTTCATACTCCTCTGCAGTCTCCACGGGAGTACATCTATCCGTACCGTGGGATGGGAAATGTGGCACGCAGAAAATATGCTGCTATGGTCTCAGCTGTAGATGAGGCAGTTCGTAATATAACGTACGGTCTGCGCAAGTATGGGTACTACCAGAACAGTGTTATCATCTTCTCCACAGATAATGGAGGTCAGCCTCTGTCTGGGGGAAGTAACTGGCCACTTAGAGGACGTAAAGGAACCTACTGGGAAGGTGGTGTGCGTGGTTTGGGTTTTGTCCACAGTCCTCTTCtgaggaaaaggaggagggtGAGTAAAGCCCTGATGCACATCACTGACTGGTACCCGACATTGGTGGGATTAGCAGGCGGCAATGAGTCTCTGACAGAGGGGTTGGATGGATATGATGTTTGGGAAGCCATCAGTGAGGGGAAGGAGTCACCCAGGTTGGAGATCCTCCATAATATCGACCCTCTTTATAACCATGCACGCAGCGGATCTCTACAAAAAGGATATGGGATTTGGAACACAGCTGTGCAGGCCTCCATACGAACTGGAGACTGGAAACTTCTAACAGGAGACCCTGGCTACGGAGACTGGACGCCTCCACAGATGCTTCCAGGCTTCCCCAACAGCTGGTGGAACCTGGAGCGCCACACCACGCCGAGGAAATCACTGTGGCTTTTCAACATCTCTGGAGACCCCTGTGAGCGTGCTGACCTTTCTGAGCAGAGGCCAGATGTCGTCAAAGAGCTATTGGCAAGGTTGGTGTACTACAATCGCACTGCGGTGCCAGTAAGGTACCCCTCAGAGGACCTACGGGCAGACCCCAGTCTGAATGGAGGTGCCTGGGGGCCCTGGGCgggagatgaggaggaggacagCTGGGACAGTGTCTTCCAGAAAGAGAACAGAGACTGGAAGAAGAAGCTTAAACTGTCCAAAAGCAGGTCGTTTTTTAGGAGACTTAACACAAGGATCATGTCCAACAGGATATAA
- the LOC121516449 gene encoding uncharacterized protein LOC121516449 isoform X1, which yields MKQVLLLLMLAGVTHAFFTAETQCNATYGTSLCSSTLGGTVSIQVMTNASGYLLLCKKQLPSGYINVFTLKKGKVTIHGPFKNRTEFFINSGTLKITNVEKSDSGQYNIEVYDPNGAKLRSIEVELDINVNIWLIVISVCSAVAVLLIVVILCCACRRARRNKKKGSGKTVREDYFSVSLDFDENRYFEQTHTEEPTSNMTFY from the exons ATGAAGCAAGTTCTTCTCCTTCTGATGCTGGCAGGAGTAACACATG CTTTctttacagcagagacacagTGCAATGCCACCTATGGCACTTCTCTGTGCTCCTCTACTCTCGGGGGAACCGTGTCCATTCAGGTCATGACCAACGCCAGCGGATATCTGCTGCTGTGTAAGAAACAGCTTCCCTCTGGATATATCAATGTATTCACCCTGAAGAAAGGAAAGGTGACAATACATGGGCCATTCAAAAACAGGACGGAGTTTTTCATCAACAGTGGGACGCTCAAGATCACGAATGTGGAGAAGAGTGACTCTGGACAGTACAACATAGAGGTCTACGATCCAAATGGAGCCAAACTGAGAAGCATTGAAGTTGAATTAGACATTAATG TGAACATTTGGCTCATCGTGATCTCAGTCTGTTCTGCAGTGGCTGTTTTACTGATTGTGGTGATTCTTTGCTGTGCATGTCGGAGGGCCCGGCGCAACAAGAAGAAAG GATCGGGTAAAACAGTGAGAGAAGACTATTTCAGTGTGAGTTTGGACTTTGATGAAAACCGATACTTTGAACAGACGCACACTGAAGAGCCAACATCAAACATGACTTTTTATTAG
- the LOC121516700 gene encoding uncharacterized protein LOC121516700 has product MDAVLRLLLLLLGASHGLETFCDGRQDRAQCYGALGGTVIIKLMDDASQIYKYQWLNKTAVILNARRSRVVHNLIGKRSSFTPTDGTFRINDLRSTEEGEYTFEIFDSHGYKLLHQTLQLTIQAPVSSVMLVFKCLPQGQMRVSCSSQEGDSPQYSWTLDGSTLKDSQLLSGSHQTNNITLKEDVSGRLVCSVRNHVSRISACGPIYINCTLPDGTLIPHWAVRSKDNTCVEPAITPDWINTEDLYLHQCDVITTMVILFLIGIAICFVWKRNKVKKAKGFAVREIMENENPFALMAETTSSGSKLPYLLDFDSWPL; this is encoded by the exons ATGGACGCTGTGTTGAGACTGTTATTACTGCTGCTCGGAGCTTCTCATG gtttGGAAACATTCTGTGATGGCAGACAGGATAGAGCTCAGTGTTATGGAGCTCTGGGAGGAACTGTGATCATTAAGCTGATGGACGATGCCTCACAGATATATAAATACCAATGGTTGAATAAAACAGCAGTGATACTAAATGCAAGAAGAAGTAGGGTAGTGCATAATCTGATAGGAAAGAGATCCTCATTTACTCCCACTGATGGAACATTCAGGATCAATGACCTGCGTTCAACTGAAGAGGGGGAATATACCTTTGAAATCTTTGATTCTCATGGatacaaattactgcatcagaCTCTGCAGCTGACCATTCAAG CTCCTGTGTCCTCTGTCATGCTGGTCTTTAAGTGTCTGCCCCAGGGTCAGATGAGGGTCTCCTGCTCCTCTCAGGAGGGGGACAGTCCTCAGTACAGCTGGACTCTGGATGGATCAACACTAAAGGactctcagctcctctctggAAGTCATCAAACAAACAACATCACTCTGAAAGAAGATGTGTCAGGACGACTAGTGTGCTCTGTAAGGAATCACGTCAGTAGGATATCTGCCTGTG GCCCCATTTACATCAACTGCACCTTACCTGATGGGACACTCATACCACACTGGGCTGTCAGATCCAAAGACAACACGTGTGTTGAGCCTGCAATAACCCCAGACTGGATTAATACGGAGG ACCTCTACTTGCACCAGTGTGATGTAATAACGACCATggtgattctgtttttaattgggATTGCCATCTGTTTTGTTTGGAAGAGAAACAAAGTCAAGAAAGCAAAAGGGTTTGCAGTCAGAGAGATTATGGAGAATGAAAATCCATTTGCTTTGATGGCTGAAACTACAAGTTCTGGATCTAAACTTCCATATCTCCTTGATTTTGACTCTTGGCCTTTGTAA
- the LOC121516449 gene encoding uncharacterized protein LOC121516449 isoform X2 encodes MKQVLLLLMLAGVTHAFFTAETQCNATYGTSLCSSTLGGTVSIQVMTNASGYLLLCKKQLPSGYINVFTLKKGKVTIHGPFKNRTEFFINSGTLKITNVEKSDSGQYNIEVYDPNGAKLRSIEVELDINVNIWLIVISVCSAVAVLLIVVILCCACRRARRNKKKGKKDRVKQ; translated from the exons ATGAAGCAAGTTCTTCTCCTTCTGATGCTGGCAGGAGTAACACATG CTTTctttacagcagagacacagTGCAATGCCACCTATGGCACTTCTCTGTGCTCCTCTACTCTCGGGGGAACCGTGTCCATTCAGGTCATGACCAACGCCAGCGGATATCTGCTGCTGTGTAAGAAACAGCTTCCCTCTGGATATATCAATGTATTCACCCTGAAGAAAGGAAAGGTGACAATACATGGGCCATTCAAAAACAGGACGGAGTTTTTCATCAACAGTGGGACGCTCAAGATCACGAATGTGGAGAAGAGTGACTCTGGACAGTACAACATAGAGGTCTACGATCCAAATGGAGCCAAACTGAGAAGCATTGAAGTTGAATTAGACATTAATG TGAACATTTGGCTCATCGTGATCTCAGTCTGTTCTGCAGTGGCTGTTTTACTGATTGTGGTGATTCTTTGCTGTGCATGTCGGAGGGCCCGGCGCAACAAGAAGAAAGGTAAAAAG GATCGGGTAAAACAGTGA